From the genome of Mesorhizobium japonicum MAFF 303099, one region includes:
- a CDS encoding GlxA family transcriptional regulator, whose translation MIAFATALDPLRSANRMLGYEAYRWRLASIDGKPVRASNGVECAVNTSLEEERKKMAGPDRPNMAIVCSGVNVERYQNKSAFAWLREEYNRGVAVGGLCTGAHILAAAGLLSNKRCAIHWENLPGFSEAFPKANVFADLFEVDQNIYTCAGGTAALDMMLKLIGDDFDESLVNRVCEQVLTDRVRSPTDRQRLPLRARLGVQNSKVLTIIELMEGNLSEPLSLIEIADHVDLSRRQIERLFRTEMGRSPARYYLEIRLDRARHLLIQSSMPVVEVAVACGFVSASHFSKCYRELYARSPQQERVDRKQLLAA comes from the coding sequence ATGATCGCTTTTGCGACCGCACTTGACCCGCTGCGCTCCGCCAACCGCATGCTCGGCTACGAGGCCTATCGTTGGCGCCTCGCCAGCATCGACGGCAAGCCGGTGCGCGCCTCGAACGGCGTCGAATGCGCGGTCAACACCTCGCTGGAGGAAGAACGCAAGAAGATGGCAGGCCCCGACCGGCCGAACATGGCCATCGTCTGCAGCGGCGTCAATGTCGAGCGCTACCAGAACAAATCGGCCTTCGCCTGGCTGCGCGAGGAGTACAATCGTGGCGTCGCCGTTGGCGGCCTGTGCACCGGCGCGCACATCCTTGCCGCCGCCGGCCTCTTGTCCAACAAGCGCTGCGCCATCCATTGGGAAAACCTGCCGGGCTTTTCCGAGGCGTTCCCGAAGGCCAATGTCTTTGCCGACCTCTTTGAGGTCGACCAGAACATCTATACCTGCGCCGGCGGCACCGCCGCGCTCGATATGATGCTGAAGCTGATCGGCGACGATTTCGACGAGAGCCTCGTCAACCGGGTCTGCGAACAGGTGCTGACCGATCGCGTGCGCAGCCCGACCGACCGCCAGCGCCTGCCGCTGCGCGCCCGCCTCGGCGTGCAGAACTCGAAGGTGCTGACCATCATCGAACTGATGGAAGGCAATCTCTCCGAGCCGCTGTCGCTGATCGAGATCGCCGACCATGTCGACCTGTCGCGTCGCCAGATCGAGCGCCTGTTCCGCACCGAGATGGGCCGTTCCCCTGCCCGCTACTATCTGGAGATCCGGCTCGACCGCGCCCGGCACCTGCTGATCCAGTCGTCGATGCCGGTGGTCGAGGTCGCGGTCGCCTGCGGCTTCGTCTCGGCCTCGCATTTCTCGAAATGCTACCGCGAGCTCTACGCCCGCTCGCCACAGCAGGAGCGCGTCGACCGCAAGCAGTTGCTGGCGGCCTGA
- a CDS encoding ABC transporter ATP-binding protein, with protein MSKLLIEGVSRTFAGVRGGLPVKALMPIDLAVAANDFITILGPSGCGKSTLLRIVAGLEAPSEGRVLLDDKAVTRPGPDRGMVFQSYTLFPWLTVSENIAFGLRERGMAPKERDDIVASYVDLVGLKGFENHWPKQLSGGMQQRTAIARALANDPEILLLDEPFGALDNQTRGLMQELLLGIWERRKKTVLFVTHDIEEAIFMASRVIVMTARPGSIKSDVAIDLPHPRHYTLKTSPEFSALKARLTEDIRVEAMRTAQAQPA; from the coding sequence GTGAGCAAGCTCCTCATCGAGGGCGTCTCGCGCACCTTTGCTGGCGTGCGTGGCGGACTGCCGGTCAAGGCGCTGATGCCGATCGACCTGGCGGTCGCCGCCAATGACTTCATCACCATTCTGGGGCCGTCCGGCTGCGGAAAGTCGACGCTGCTCAGAATTGTCGCCGGCCTGGAAGCGCCGAGTGAAGGCCGTGTGCTGCTCGACGACAAGGCGGTGACGCGGCCGGGACCGGATCGCGGCATGGTCTTCCAGTCCTACACGCTGTTCCCGTGGCTGACGGTGAGCGAGAACATCGCCTTCGGCCTGCGCGAACGCGGCATGGCGCCAAAGGAACGGGACGACATCGTCGCCTCCTATGTCGATCTGGTCGGGCTGAAGGGGTTTGAAAACCATTGGCCGAAGCAGCTGTCCGGCGGCATGCAGCAGCGCACGGCGATCGCCCGGGCGCTCGCCAACGATCCAGAGATCCTGTTGCTGGACGAGCCGTTTGGCGCCCTCGACAACCAGACACGCGGGCTGATGCAGGAGCTGCTCCTCGGCATCTGGGAGCGGCGCAAGAAGACCGTGCTGTTCGTCACCCACGACATCGAGGAGGCGATCTTCATGGCCTCGCGCGTCATCGTGATGACAGCGCGGCCCGGCAGCATCAAGTCGGATGTCGCCATCGACCTGCCGCATCCGCGCCACTACACGCTGAAGACCAGTCCGGAATTCTCTGCGCTGAAAGCGCGGCTGACCGAGGACATCCGCGTCGAGGCGATGCGCACGGCGCAGGCGCAGCCGGCCTGA
- a CDS encoding ABC transporter permease: MRPLHPVSPGLRTGLGISFFVLFIAFWAWITLGGHVNRIFLADPLSMLRDGWRLLVEDRFWLDILITIWRVFGGFVLASVVAVPIGIAMGAWKPVEAFLEPFVSFARYLPASAFIPLLILWAGIGELEKLLVIFVGSVFQIILIVAVKVGSTRRDLVEAAYTLGSTNNGIVKRVIMPANAPEIAETLRLVLGWAWTYVIVAELIGSSSGIGYMIINSQSRLATGQIIFGIIVIGLIGLLSDFAFKAFNRWLFPWSLA; the protein is encoded by the coding sequence ATGCGCCCCTTGCATCCAGTCTCGCCGGGCCTGAGAACCGGGCTCGGCATTTCCTTTTTCGTGCTGTTCATCGCCTTCTGGGCCTGGATCACGCTTGGCGGCCACGTCAACCGCATCTTCCTCGCCGATCCGCTGTCGATGCTGCGGGATGGGTGGCGGCTGCTGGTCGAGGACCGGTTCTGGCTCGACATATTGATCACCATCTGGCGCGTCTTCGGCGGCTTCGTGCTGGCCTCGGTCGTCGCCGTGCCGATCGGCATCGCCATGGGCGCCTGGAAGCCGGTGGAAGCGTTCCTGGAACCCTTCGTCTCCTTCGCCCGCTATCTGCCCGCCTCGGCCTTCATTCCGCTGCTGATCCTGTGGGCTGGCATTGGCGAACTGGAAAAGCTGCTGGTCATCTTCGTCGGCTCGGTGTTCCAGATCATCCTGATCGTCGCCGTCAAGGTCGGCTCGACGCGGCGCGATCTGGTCGAGGCCGCCTATACGCTGGGCTCGACCAACAACGGCATCGTCAAAAGGGTGATCATGCCGGCCAACGCGCCGGAAATCGCCGAGACGCTGCGCCTGGTGCTCGGCTGGGCCTGGACTTATGTCATCGTCGCCGAGCTGATCGGCTCGTCCTCCGGCATCGGCTACATGATCATCAACAGCCAGTCGCGGCTGGCGACCGGACAGATCATTTTCGGCATCATCGTCATCGGGCTGATCGGGCTGTTGTCCGATTTCGCCTTCAAGGCGTTCAACCGCTGGCTCTTTCCATGGAGCCTGGCGTGA
- a CDS encoding ABC transporter substrate-binding protein encodes MNRIAVFAATLTFAAGLSAPVMAATSVTIGISGWTGFAPLTLAKQAGLFEKHGLDVTLKKVPQASRPLAIASGDLQCAATTVETWLVWNASGVTTKQIFQLDKSYGADGIVVRNDIKTVADLKGKNVASSAPGTSPYFLLAWVLNKNGMSTKDVTVVNLEPDAAAQAFLAGQNDAAVTYEPFISAVRDKADQGHILATTLDYPMVLDTVGCTPEFLKANPDAAKALADSYFEALDLIKKDPQKSYEIMGADVKQSAKEFEDSAKYLKWADKADNQQFFTKEFQDFSKTAGALLLQMGLIKEAPDVATLADTSAVAN; translated from the coding sequence ATGAACAGGATCGCCGTTTTCGCCGCGACTTTGACGTTTGCCGCCGGTCTGTCCGCGCCGGTGATGGCCGCTACATCGGTCACCATCGGCATCAGCGGCTGGACCGGCTTCGCGCCGCTGACACTTGCCAAACAGGCAGGGCTCTTCGAGAAGCACGGCCTCGACGTGACCTTAAAGAAGGTGCCGCAGGCCAGCCGTCCGCTCGCCATCGCCAGCGGCGACCTGCAATGCGCCGCCACCACGGTCGAGACCTGGCTGGTGTGGAACGCCAGCGGGGTGACCACCAAGCAGATCTTCCAACTCGACAAATCCTATGGCGCCGACGGCATCGTCGTGCGCAACGACATCAAGACGGTCGCCGATCTCAAGGGCAAGAACGTCGCCTCCTCGGCCCCGGGCACGTCGCCCTATTTCCTGCTCGCCTGGGTGCTGAACAAGAACGGCATGTCGACCAAGGATGTGACGGTCGTCAATCTGGAGCCGGACGCGGCGGCACAGGCCTTCCTCGCCGGCCAGAACGATGCAGCGGTCACCTACGAGCCGTTCATCTCGGCCGTGCGCGACAAGGCTGACCAGGGCCACATACTGGCGACCACTCTCGACTATCCGATGGTGCTCGACACGGTCGGCTGCACGCCCGAATTCCTCAAGGCCAATCCCGACGCCGCCAAGGCGCTCGCCGACAGCTATTTCGAGGCGCTCGACCTGATCAAGAAGGACCCGCAGAAATCCTACGAGATCATGGGCGCCGACGTGAAGCAGTCGGCCAAGGAATTCGAGGATTCGGCGAAGTACCTGAAATGGGCCGACAAGGCCGATAACCAGCAGTTCTTCACTAAAGAATTCCAGGATTTTTCCAAGACCGCGGGCGCGTTGTTGCTGCAAATGGGGCTGATCAAGGAAGCGCCCGATGTCGCCACGCTGGCCGACACCAGCGCGGTGGCGAACTGA
- a CDS encoding DUF1194 domain-containing protein — protein MSALSRARHLLSGCAALALMLWLMPGSRADEPVDVELVLAVDVSLSMSADELEIQRHGYAAALTHDNVLQAIADGAHGKIAVTYVEWAGTTWQRVIVPWTVIANRADAERVVAQLSAQPPNSARRTSISGALEFGSDLFAESGYEGTKRVIDISGDGPNNQGAPVNLTRDGVVRQGIVINGLPLMTRGGLSGAYDVNDLDRYYSDCVIGGPGAFMIPVNDWTQFPEAIRRKLVLELAGPASPQWAAEEADHPPVVLTQDKPAADCQIGEKMWRNRNWMLDSR, from the coding sequence ATGTCTGCTTTGTCGCGCGCAAGACATCTCCTTTCCGGCTGCGCCGCGCTGGCGCTGATGTTGTGGCTGATGCCTGGGTCTCGCGCGGATGAGCCGGTCGATGTCGAGCTCGTGCTGGCGGTCGACGTTTCGCTGTCGATGTCGGCGGACGAACTCGAGATCCAGCGTCATGGCTACGCGGCGGCGCTGACGCATGACAATGTGCTGCAGGCGATCGCCGATGGCGCCCATGGCAAGATCGCCGTCACCTATGTCGAATGGGCCGGCACCACGTGGCAGCGCGTCATCGTGCCATGGACTGTCATCGCCAACCGTGCCGACGCGGAGCGGGTGGTCGCGCAATTGTCCGCGCAGCCGCCCAACAGCGCGCGGCGCACCTCGATCTCCGGCGCGCTGGAATTCGGCAGCGATCTGTTTGCCGAAAGCGGCTATGAGGGGACCAAGCGGGTCATCGACATTTCCGGCGACGGGCCCAACAACCAGGGCGCTCCGGTCAATCTCACCCGCGACGGCGTGGTCAGACAAGGCATCGTCATCAACGGCCTGCCGCTGATGACCCGGGGTGGCCTTTCCGGCGCCTACGACGTCAACGATCTTGACCGCTACTACAGCGACTGCGTCATCGGCGGCCCCGGCGCCTTCATGATCCCGGTCAATGACTGGACGCAATTTCCCGAAGCCATCCGCCGCAAGCTGGTGCTGGAGCTTGCCGGCCCGGCCTCACCGCAATGGGCGGCGGAGGAGGCGGATCATCCGCCGGTGGTGCTGACGCAGGACAAGCCCGCCGCCGACTGCCAGATCGGCGAGAAAATGTGGCGCAACCGCAATTGGATGTTGGACAGTCGCTGA
- a CDS encoding GcvT family protein, which produces MAEFPKKAKVVIIGLGGIVGASIAHHLIERGWDDIVGIDKSGIPTDIGSTAHASDFCYTTSHDFLSCWTTLYSIDFYEKMGHYARIGGLEVARVGDDSRMDEIKRKIASAKAFGTRARLIEPAEIKEKFPLIEEGMVQGGLWDPDAGLVIPRSQTVAGKLVDQAEASGKLKSFANTPARSLVVKDGRISAVVTDRGTIEADYVIVCAGIWGRLIAEMVGEDLPVMPIDHPLTFFGPYNEFAGTGKEIGWPLLRDQGNSAYMRDTGDPKTAEGGQIEWGYYEENNPRLCHPRDLLEKHEARLSPSQRDLDMEQILAPLERAMELTPILGELGYNESHSFNGLLQVTADGGPSMGESQKVRGLWYAVAIWVKDGPGMGKLIADWMTDGRTAIDHHAIDYARFYPHQTKEQFIWDRCTETAMKVYNPAVHPREPFSKGRNIRRSPFWEREKELGGYFMELGGWERAHGYAANEHLLEKYGNRVPVRENEWDNRHFWRVSNAEHLAMSEDCGIVNLSHFSMYDVEGPDHVALLEWLCAAKIGGDNNIGKGIYTHFLDEEGMVRADFTVIRMADRCRVIDGADAGPRDFRYMQRTAQDKGFDATITDVTEKYVTIGIWGPNARTTLKKVVENPEGLSPENFPFAAIKPVRIGGKDVTAFRISYVGEQGWELHMRYEDGLAVWDALRSTGVMPFGVETYANTRRMEKSLRLQNADLLTEYNLLEADLARPKVKENDFCGKAKHVEYRAREHQPATLCTLVMTENTDSKGVARYPVGTMPVLDPATGETLVDELGRRSFTTSVAYGPTIGKNIALAYLPHSYAQEGRKLNVEYFGETYPVEVAGVGYKPLYDPENLKPRS; this is translated from the coding sequence ATGGCAGAGTTTCCGAAAAAGGCGAAGGTCGTCATCATTGGCCTCGGCGGTATTGTCGGCGCATCGATCGCCCATCACCTGATCGAGCGCGGATGGGACGATATTGTCGGCATCGACAAATCAGGTATCCCGACCGATATCGGCTCGACCGCGCACGCTTCCGACTTCTGCTACACAACCAGCCATGATTTTCTGTCCTGCTGGACGACGCTTTATTCCATCGATTTCTACGAGAAGATGGGCCATTACGCCCGCATCGGCGGCCTCGAAGTGGCTCGCGTCGGCGACGACAGCCGCATGGACGAGATCAAGCGCAAGATCGCCTCGGCAAAGGCCTTTGGCACACGCGCGCGCCTGATCGAACCGGCCGAGATCAAGGAGAAATTCCCGCTGATCGAAGAGGGGATGGTGCAGGGCGGCCTTTGGGATCCGGACGCAGGTCTTGTCATCCCGCGCTCGCAGACCGTTGCCGGCAAGCTGGTCGACCAGGCTGAAGCGTCAGGCAAGCTCAAATCCTTCGCCAACACGCCGGCCAGGTCGCTCGTCGTCAAGGACGGCCGCATCAGCGCCGTGGTGACCGACCGCGGCACCATCGAGGCCGATTATGTCATCGTCTGCGCCGGCATCTGGGGTCGGTTGATCGCCGAAATGGTCGGCGAGGACCTGCCGGTTATGCCGATCGACCATCCGCTGACGTTCTTCGGGCCCTACAATGAGTTCGCCGGCACCGGCAAGGAGATCGGCTGGCCGCTGCTGCGCGACCAGGGCAACTCGGCCTATATGCGTGACACCGGCGACCCCAAGACCGCCGAGGGCGGGCAGATCGAATGGGGCTATTACGAAGAAAACAACCCGCGCCTTTGCCATCCGCGCGATCTCCTTGAAAAGCATGAAGCGCGTTTGTCGCCGTCGCAGCGCGACCTCGACATGGAGCAGATCCTGGCGCCGCTGGAACGCGCCATGGAGCTGACGCCGATCCTGGGCGAACTCGGCTACAATGAAAGCCATTCCTTCAACGGCCTGCTGCAGGTCACGGCCGACGGTGGCCCGTCCATGGGCGAAAGCCAGAAGGTGCGGGGGCTCTGGTATGCCGTCGCCATCTGGGTCAAGGACGGCCCCGGCATGGGCAAGCTGATCGCCGACTGGATGACGGATGGCCGCACGGCGATCGACCATCACGCCATCGACTATGCGCGCTTCTATCCGCACCAGACGAAGGAGCAGTTCATCTGGGATCGCTGCACCGAGACGGCGATGAAGGTCTACAATCCCGCGGTGCATCCGCGCGAGCCCTTCTCCAAGGGCCGCAACATAAGGCGTTCGCCGTTCTGGGAGCGCGAGAAGGAACTCGGCGGCTATTTCATGGAACTGGGCGGCTGGGAGCGTGCCCATGGCTATGCCGCCAACGAGCACCTGCTCGAGAAATATGGCAACCGCGTTCCCGTGCGCGAGAACGAGTGGGACAACCGCCATTTCTGGCGCGTCTCCAATGCCGAGCATCTGGCGATGAGCGAGGATTGCGGCATCGTCAACCTGTCGCATTTCTCTATGTATGACGTCGAAGGGCCAGATCACGTCGCGCTGCTGGAATGGCTGTGCGCGGCCAAGATCGGCGGCGACAACAACATCGGCAAGGGCATCTACACCCACTTCCTCGACGAGGAAGGCATGGTGCGCGCCGACTTCACCGTGATCCGCATGGCCGATCGCTGCCGAGTGATCGACGGCGCCGACGCCGGCCCGCGCGACTTCCGCTATATGCAGCGCACCGCGCAGGACAAAGGTTTTGACGCCACCATCACCGATGTGACGGAGAAATACGTCACCATCGGCATCTGGGGTCCGAATGCCCGGACCACCTTGAAGAAGGTGGTCGAGAATCCCGAGGGCCTTTCGCCGGAGAATTTCCCCTTCGCGGCGATCAAGCCGGTCAGGATCGGCGGCAAGGATGTCACCGCTTTCCGCATCTCCTATGTCGGCGAGCAGGGCTGGGAACTGCATATGCGCTATGAGGACGGCCTGGCCGTCTGGGACGCGCTGCGCTCGACCGGCGTCATGCCGTTCGGCGTCGAGACCTATGCCAACACGCGCCGCATGGAAAAGAGCCTGCGCCTGCAGAATGCCGACCTTCTGACCGAGTACAATCTGCTGGAAGCCGATCTCGCCCGACCGAAGGTCAAAGAGAACGATTTCTGCGGCAAGGCCAAGCATGTTGAATACCGCGCGCGCGAGCACCAGCCGGCGACTTTGTGCACGCTGGTGATGACCGAAAACACCGATTCCAAGGGCGTGGCGCGTTATCCCGTTGGCACCATGCCGGTGCTGGACCCGGCCACCGGGGAAACGCTGGTCGACGAGCTCGGCCGCCGCTCCTTCACCACCTCGGTCGCCTATGGCCCGACGATCGGCAAGAACATCGCGCTCGCCTATCTGCCGCATTCGTATGCGCAGGAAGGTCGCAAGCTCAATGTCGAGTATTTCGGCGAGACCTATCCGGTCGAAGTCGCCGGTGTCGGCTACAAGCCGCTTTATGACCCGGAGAACCTCAAGCCGCGCAGCTGA